From Staphylococcus sp. M0911, a single genomic window includes:
- the dnaA gene encoding chromosomal replication initiator protein DnaA — MSEKEIWEKVLDLAKERISKISFDTFVKDTQLYSLQNDKAIVLVSESFNANWLNQKYSEIMQSIIYEVIGYEVKPRFITEEELSKYMKTDQKQPEETATPETHQHQNVDNLGGIEQFNTHNTFDTFVIGPGNRFPHAASLAVAEAPAEAYNPLFIYGGVGLGKTHLMHAIGHHVLDNNPNANVIYTSSEKFTNEFIKSIRDNQGDAFREKYRNIDVLLIDDIQFIQNKEQTQEEFFHTFNELHNNNKQIVISSDRPPKEISKLSDRLRSRFEWGLIVDITPPDYETRMAILQKKIEEENLDIPMESLNYIANQIQSNIRELEGALTRLLAYSQLQGKPITTELAAEALKDIIQAPKSKKITIQDIQKVVGQYYNVRIEDFSAKKRTKSIAYPRQIAMYLSRELTDFSLPKIGEEFGGRDHTTVIHAHEKIVNDIKADPTFKQEVENLEKEIRNQ, encoded by the coding sequence ATGTCTGAAAAAGAAATTTGGGAAAAAGTATTAGACCTCGCCAAAGAACGAATTTCAAAAATTAGTTTTGATACTTTCGTAAAAGATACGCAACTCTATTCACTCCAAAATGATAAAGCCATCGTATTAGTCAGTGAATCTTTCAATGCGAATTGGCTCAATCAAAAATATAGTGAGATTATGCAAAGCATCATATATGAAGTGATTGGTTATGAAGTCAAGCCTCGTTTTATAACTGAAGAAGAACTGTCAAAATATATGAAGACCGATCAAAAACAACCTGAAGAAACTGCAACTCCAGAAACGCATCAACATCAGAATGTCGATAATCTAGGTGGTATTGAACAATTTAATACACACAATACATTTGACACATTTGTAATCGGACCAGGCAACCGTTTTCCACATGCTGCGAGTTTAGCAGTAGCAGAAGCACCAGCCGAAGCATACAATCCATTATTTATTTATGGTGGAGTTGGATTAGGAAAAACCCATCTAATGCATGCCATTGGACATCATGTTTTGGATAATAATCCTAATGCTAATGTGATTTATACATCTAGTGAAAAGTTTACAAACGAATTTATTAAGTCAATTCGTGATAACCAAGGTGATGCTTTTAGAGAGAAATACCGTAATATCGACGTTTTACTAATCGATGATATACAGTTCATTCAAAATAAGGAACAAACACAAGAAGAATTCTTCCATACTTTTAATGAACTGCATAACAATAATAAACAAATTGTTATTTCTAGTGACCGTCCACCAAAAGAGATCTCTAAATTGTCAGATCGACTCCGTTCTCGCTTTGAATGGGGCTTAATCGTGGATATTACACCACCAGATTATGAAACAAGAATGGCTATTTTACAGAAAAAGATTGAAGAAGAGAATTTAGATATACCAATGGAATCATTAAACTACATTGCAAATCAAATTCAATCCAATATTCGTGAACTTGAAGGTGCATTAACACGTTTATTGGCTTATTCACAATTACAAGGTAAACCTATCACGACAGAATTAGCTGCGGAAGCTTTAAAAGATATTATACAAGCACCTAAATCTAAAAAGATTACTATTCAAGATATACAAAAAGTCGTTGGACAATACTATAACGTTCGCATAGAAGACTTTAGTGCCAAAAAGCGTACAAAATCTATTGCCTATCCACGACAAATTGCAATGTATCTTTCACGTGAACTTACAGATTTTTCATTACCTAAAATTGGTGAAGAGTTTGGTGGACGTGATCATACAACCGTCATTCATGCTCACGAAAAAATTGTAAATGATATTAAAGCAGATCCTACATTTAAACAAGAAGTGGAAAATTTAGAAAAAGAAATCAGAAACCAATAG